A genomic stretch from Setaria italica strain Yugu1 chromosome VII, Setaria_italica_v2.0, whole genome shotgun sequence includes:
- the LOC101784377 gene encoding hepatoma-derived growth factor-related protein 2, which translates to MASPPSPPHAEGGASAGAVCCMCGDQGLPDELVRCRRCRVRLQHRYCSDLYPRAAAYRRCNWCLREPASDQGRRAGHAAAAVANKAEERRKAASGSSSSSDEERRQRQRHEGFSSRRPPAEPGHPVKKKHKADQEKMPPPPPPPPAEGKEIVADASGRKEVMRAGKTRASRVKVRRYKLLAEVISC; encoded by the coding sequence atggcgtcgccgccgtctcctccacACGCCGAAGGGGGCGCGAGCGCCGGCGCCGTGTGCTGCATGTGCGGCGACCAGGGCCTCCCGGACGAGCTGGTCCGCTGCAGGCGCTGCCGCGTCCGGCTGCAGCACAGGTACTGCAGCGACCTCTACCCGAGGGCGGCCGCGTACAGGCGGTGCAATTGGTGCCTGCGGGAGCCGGCGTCCGACCAGGGCCGGCGAGCGGgccacgccgcggcggcggtggcgaacaAGGCCGAGGAGAGGCGGAAGGCGGCGTcggggtcgtcgtcgtcctccgatgaggaacggcggcagcggcagcgccacGAGGGGTTCTCGTCGAGGAGGCCGCCCGCGGAGCCCGGACACCCGGTGAAGAAGAAGCACAAGGCCGATCAGGAgaagatgccgccgccgccgccgcccccgccggcggaAGGGAAGGAGATTGTTGCTGACGCCAGCGGGAGGAAGGAGGTGATGCGGGCGGGGAAGACGCGGGCGAGCAGGGTCAAGGTGCGCCGGTACAAGCTCCTGGCGGAGGTCATCAGCTGttag
- the LOC101784785 gene encoding dihydrofolate reductase gives MGSLGGEDRRQPEARGRRPRFLCLHGFRTSAEIMRKQVVGKWPADVTARLDLVFADAPFPAEGKSDVDGIFDPPYYEWFQFDKEFTEYKNFDKCLAYIEELMIKDGPFDGLMGFSQGAILSAALPGLQEQGLALTRVPKIKYLIIIGGAKFLSPTVAEKAYANKIACTSLHFIGDNDFLKTHGEKLIESCVDPFVIRHPKGHTVPRLDDKSLQVMLRFLEKIEKETSEHASTDVDEKEVCL, from the exons ATGGGCAGCCTCGGCGGCGAGGATCGGCGGCAGCCGGAGGCGCGGGGTAGGCGGCCGCGGTTCCTGTGCCTGCACGGGTTCCGCACCAGCGCCGAGATCATGCGCAAGCAGGTGGTGGGCAAGTGGCCCGCCGACGTCACGGCGCGCCTCGACCTCGTCTTCGCCGACGCGCCCTTCCCCGCCGAGGGCAAGTCCGACGTCGACGGCATCTTCGACCCGCCCTACTACGAGTGGTTCCAGTTCGACAAG GAGTTTACAGAGTACAAGAATTTCGACAAGTGCCTCGCCTACATCGAGGAGCTCATGATCAAGGATGGCCCCTTCGACGGATTGATGGGTTTCTCCCAG GGTGCCATTCTTTCCGCGGCGCTTCCCGGGCTCCAAGAACAA GGGCTGGCCCTGACTAGAGTTCCCAAGATCAAGTACCTGATCATCATCGGCGGCGCCAAGTTCCTGTCGCCGACTGTGGCCGAGAAGGCGTACGCCAACAAGATCGCGTGCACCTCGCTTCACTTCATCG GTGACAACGACTTCCTGAAAACCCATGGTGAGAAGCTCATAGAATCATGCGTCGACCCGTTCGTCATCCGTCACCCAAAGGGCCACACAGTTCCAAGGCTCG ATGACAAGAGCCTTCAAGTCATGCTCCGTTTCCTTGAGAAGATTGAGAAGGAGACATCTGAGCATGCGTCCACCGATGTTGACGAAAAAGAAGTGTGCTTGTGA